One stretch of Punica granatum isolate Tunisia-2019 chromosome 5, ASM765513v2, whole genome shotgun sequence DNA includes these proteins:
- the LOC116207566 gene encoding uncharacterized protein LOC116207566 isoform X2, whose amino-acid sequence MPKEIPGFYYDEEKNRYFPVKGPIPGSNSTRKQPSSASSMPATDATSGRARELDGNALHLRTGKKWTCHFETEILNNQVSQPQVWSYDETDHVAEGALEIIPINMITPEGETQIPALLAGSIHGLLSFYVVGKAGEHLVYGVKSMSSRVWPQNGESESEKWAKPPVPLWRIPGAFHRLSSDISRIRSPRKPYSVTSTPCSTASYTLITTLGSDRFGGSVFVLNPVDPFDPHSRNSYLGVVHNVASFNYTIWTADCSSKKNQAVVGTNRGAALVDLENGKVSWVFHSGSDVLAQQFELSGNGVLCGLRNGAILTVDVREGPGASSARLRKHLIPCTPSNKNDRSSTRKWFKINGNIHPTSTTYMPKSVSSLLSLQLYDQYFLASSMDGSIKLYDQRLLGRGPLQSYEGHVNTHTHIQLGVDPSEKFVVSGGEDHSLRVWNIRSGKLLFEKKVFSSYPLTLCTQTDEGSTQERGSCMQYLHEQGNCWGSWHGSRGGLFYTRWC is encoded by the exons ATGCCCAAAG AGATACCAGGTTTCTATTATGATGAAGAGAAGAACAGATACTTCCCAGTCAAAGGCCCCATACCAGGCTCCAACTCCACCCGTAAGCAGCCTTCATCAGCCTCCTCAATGCCTGCCACCGACGCCACCAGTGGACGT GCCAGGGAGTTGGATGGGAACGCTTTACATTTGAGGACTGGGAAGAAATGGACATGCCATTTTGAGACCGAAATACTGAACAACCAAGTTTCTCAACCTCAG GTGTGGAGCTATGATGAGACTGACCATGTTGCTGAGGGTGCTTTAGAAATCATACCTATCAATATGATCACCCCAGAGGGTGAAACCCAAATTCCTGCTTTGTTAGCGGGCAGCATTCATGGTCTGTTGAG TTTCTATGTGGTTGGGAAAGCTGGTGAACACCTTGTCTATGGGGTGAAAAGCATGTCAAGTCGAGTTTGGCCTCAGAATGGAGAGAGCGAGAGCGAGAAATGGGCAAAACCACCTGTTCCTCTTTGGAGAATTCCAGGAGCATTTCATAGATTATCTTCAGATATATCTCGCATTAGATCACCGCGAAAGCCTTACTCTGTAACTAGTACTCCTTGTTCAACAGCCAGCTATACACT TATAACTACTTTGGGCTCAGATAGGTTTGGTGGATCAGTTTTTGTTCTGAATCCAGTTGATCCATTTGATCCTCATTCGCGCAACAGTTACCTTGGAGTGGTCCACAATGTTGCTTCTTTCAACTATACCATATGGACGGCAGATTGCAGCTCTAAGAAGAATCAAGCAGTGGTTG GAACAAATAGGGGAGCTGCGTTAGTAGACTTGGAAAACGGGAAAGTATCCTGGGTGTTTCATAGTGGAAGTGATGTTCTTGCACAACAATTTGAACTGTCG GGAAATGGTGTATTATGTGGACTCAGAAATGGGGCTATTCTGACTGTTGACGTCCGAGAAGGACCAGGGGCCTCTTCTGCTAGGCTTAGGAAACATCTAATACCGTGCACACCCTCTAACAAAAATGATCGGAGCTCCACCAGAAAATGGTTTAAG ATCAATGGGAACATACATCCAACTTCTACTACTTATATGCCAAAATCTGTTTCCAG TCTGTTGTCGCTCCAGCTGTATGACCAATACTTCTTGGCAAGCTCCATGGATGGTTCA ATCAAGCTGTATGATCAACGCCTACTTGGAAGAGGACCTCTGCAGTCTTATGAGGGGCATGTGAATACGCATACTCATATCCAGCTTGGAGTTGACCCATCTGAGAAGTTTGTTGTGTCAG GGGGTGAAGACCACAGTTTGCGGGTTTGGAATATCAGGTCTGGGAAGCTGCTCTTTGAGAAAAAAGTTTTTTCGTCGTACCCCTTAACCTTGTGTACCCAGACTGATGAAG GGTCTACACAGGAAAGAGGAAGTTGTATGCAGTACCTACACGAACAGGGTAATTGCTGGGGGTCTTGGCATGGATCAAGGGGAGGTTTATTCTACACGCGTTGGTGCTGA
- the LOC116207566 gene encoding uncharacterized protein LOC116207566 isoform X1: MPKEIPGFYYDEEKNRYFPVKGPIPGSNSTRKQPSSASSMPATDATSGRCRPNGSSISTLVQARELDGNALHLRTGKKWTCHFETEILNNQVSQPQVWSYDETDHVAEGALEIIPINMITPEGETQIPALLAGSIHGLLSFYVVGKAGEHLVYGVKSMSSRVWPQNGESESEKWAKPPVPLWRIPGAFHRLSSDISRIRSPRKPYSVTSTPCSTASYTLITTLGSDRFGGSVFVLNPVDPFDPHSRNSYLGVVHNVASFNYTIWTADCSSKKNQAVVGTNRGAALVDLENGKVSWVFHSGSDVLAQQFELSGNGVLCGLRNGAILTVDVREGPGASSARLRKHLIPCTPSNKNDRSSTRKWFKINGNIHPTSTTYMPKSVSSLLSLQLYDQYFLASSMDGSIKLYDQRLLGRGPLQSYEGHVNTHTHIQLGVDPSEKFVVSGGEDHSLRVWNIRSGKLLFEKKVFSSYPLTLCTQTDEGSTQERGSCMQYLHEQGNCWGSWHGSRGGLFYTRWC, from the exons ATGCCCAAAG AGATACCAGGTTTCTATTATGATGAAGAGAAGAACAGATACTTCCCAGTCAAAGGCCCCATACCAGGCTCCAACTCCACCCGTAAGCAGCCTTCATCAGCCTCCTCAATGCCTGCCACCGACGCCACCAGTGGACGT TGCCGTCCCAACGGAAGCTCTATTTCGACCCTTGTGCAGGCCAGGGAGTTGGATGGGAACGCTTTACATTTGAGGACTGGGAAGAAATGGACATGCCATTTTGAGACCGAAATACTGAACAACCAAGTTTCTCAACCTCAG GTGTGGAGCTATGATGAGACTGACCATGTTGCTGAGGGTGCTTTAGAAATCATACCTATCAATATGATCACCCCAGAGGGTGAAACCCAAATTCCTGCTTTGTTAGCGGGCAGCATTCATGGTCTGTTGAG TTTCTATGTGGTTGGGAAAGCTGGTGAACACCTTGTCTATGGGGTGAAAAGCATGTCAAGTCGAGTTTGGCCTCAGAATGGAGAGAGCGAGAGCGAGAAATGGGCAAAACCACCTGTTCCTCTTTGGAGAATTCCAGGAGCATTTCATAGATTATCTTCAGATATATCTCGCATTAGATCACCGCGAAAGCCTTACTCTGTAACTAGTACTCCTTGTTCAACAGCCAGCTATACACT TATAACTACTTTGGGCTCAGATAGGTTTGGTGGATCAGTTTTTGTTCTGAATCCAGTTGATCCATTTGATCCTCATTCGCGCAACAGTTACCTTGGAGTGGTCCACAATGTTGCTTCTTTCAACTATACCATATGGACGGCAGATTGCAGCTCTAAGAAGAATCAAGCAGTGGTTG GAACAAATAGGGGAGCTGCGTTAGTAGACTTGGAAAACGGGAAAGTATCCTGGGTGTTTCATAGTGGAAGTGATGTTCTTGCACAACAATTTGAACTGTCG GGAAATGGTGTATTATGTGGACTCAGAAATGGGGCTATTCTGACTGTTGACGTCCGAGAAGGACCAGGGGCCTCTTCTGCTAGGCTTAGGAAACATCTAATACCGTGCACACCCTCTAACAAAAATGATCGGAGCTCCACCAGAAAATGGTTTAAG ATCAATGGGAACATACATCCAACTTCTACTACTTATATGCCAAAATCTGTTTCCAG TCTGTTGTCGCTCCAGCTGTATGACCAATACTTCTTGGCAAGCTCCATGGATGGTTCA ATCAAGCTGTATGATCAACGCCTACTTGGAAGAGGACCTCTGCAGTCTTATGAGGGGCATGTGAATACGCATACTCATATCCAGCTTGGAGTTGACCCATCTGAGAAGTTTGTTGTGTCAG GGGGTGAAGACCACAGTTTGCGGGTTTGGAATATCAGGTCTGGGAAGCTGCTCTTTGAGAAAAAAGTTTTTTCGTCGTACCCCTTAACCTTGTGTACCCAGACTGATGAAG GGTCTACACAGGAAAGAGGAAGTTGTATGCAGTACCTACACGAACAGGGTAATTGCTGGGGGTCTTGGCATGGATCAAGGGGAGGTTTATTCTACACGCGTTGGTGCTGA
- the LOC116207568 gene encoding protein N-terminal asparagine amidohydrolase isoform X2, whose protein sequence is MIFIDGRPLMLASSSSSSPHPQGIEILNALMGHPTVLSSSHAFKDIPERKFTSSEESSSERPSQPNFVYLFQREYAAVDPAMVDFVGTDEATTCVGLAIRNRQSGMTSVAHMDSPDVVEIGLTQMLSLVVNNGSRAELDVHLIGGFEDAPAGVSNQVSRTGRPGKQVGYSLPLCIKIVESLWKRQEKFRIQTMFVLGHNTKRDAEGNAYPIFNGFLVETATGSVFPASFDGTSRCPDEIVRRIRVTACNDDPSWKGKLLETYDTLTDKFVVAPCCWSRHQLRIALTFYSLSDPEILFTCSTSPLAEGPDFVYNIRRRTEWWWVHLGLQAVGLFD, encoded by the exons ATGATATTCATTGATGGGCGTCCGTTGATGTTGGCCTCTTCTTCGTCCTCGTCCCCTCACCCTCAG GGAATTGAAATCCTAAATGCTTTAATGGGGCACCCCACTGTGCTGTCCTCCTCACATGCATTCAAGGACATCCCAGAAAGGAAGTTTACTAGTTCAGAGGAGTCTTCTTCAGAGAGGCCTTCACAGCCCAACTTTGTTTACTTGTTTCAGAGAGAATATGCCGCGGTTGATCCAGCAATGGTTGAT TTTGTTGGCACCGATGAAGCAACGACATGTGTGGGCCTTGCAATCCGGAATCGCCAGAGCGGAAT GACCTCTGTTGCCCATATGGACTCTCCAGATGTTGTCGAAATTGGCTTAACGCAGATGCTATCGCTAGTTGTCAATAATGGTTCGCGTGCTGAGTTAGAT GTTCATCTGATTGGCGGTTTTGAAGATGCTCCTGCTGGT GTTTCTAATCAAGTCTCTAGAACAGGAAGGCCTGGTAAACAAGTCGGTTATTCATTGCCTTTATGTATTAAAATAGTGGAGTCGTTGTGGAAAAGACAGGAGAAGTTTCGTATCCAGACTATGTTTGTCCTTGGGCACAACACCAAAAGAGATGCTGAAGGAAATGCATACCCAATTTTTAACGGTTTTCTG GTAGAAACAGCTACCGGATCTGTATTCCCAGCCTCTTTTGATGGAACTTCTAGATGTCCTGATGAAATAGTCCGGAGAATTCGTGTAACTGCATGCAATGATGATCCAAGTTGGAAGGGCAAGTTGCTGGAAACATATGACACGCTAACTGATAAATTTGTAGTTGCTCCATGCTGTTG GTCCAGGCATCAATTGCGTATTGCTTTGACATTTTACAGCCTATCAGATCCCGAGATTCTTTTCACATGTTCAACTTCACCTCTTG
- the LOC116207568 gene encoding protein N-terminal asparagine amidohydrolase isoform X3, producing the protein MIFIDGRPLMLASSSSSSPHPQGIEILNALMGHPTVLSSSHAFKDIPERKFTSSEESSSERPSQPNFVYLFQREYAAVDPAMVDFVGTDEATTCVGLAIRNRQSGMTSVAHMDSPDVVEIGLTQMLSLVVNNGSRAELDVHLIGGFEDAPAGVSNQVSRTGRPGKQVGYSLPLCIKIVESLWKRQEKFRIQTMFVLGHNTKRDAEGNAYPIFNGFLVETATGSVFPASFDGTSRCPDEIVRRIRVTACNDDPSWKGKLLETYDTLTDKFVVAPCCWSRHQLRIALTFYSLSDPEILFTCSTSPLAEGPDFVYNIRRTEWWWVHLGLQAVGLFD; encoded by the exons ATGATATTCATTGATGGGCGTCCGTTGATGTTGGCCTCTTCTTCGTCCTCGTCCCCTCACCCTCAG GGAATTGAAATCCTAAATGCTTTAATGGGGCACCCCACTGTGCTGTCCTCCTCACATGCATTCAAGGACATCCCAGAAAGGAAGTTTACTAGTTCAGAGGAGTCTTCTTCAGAGAGGCCTTCACAGCCCAACTTTGTTTACTTGTTTCAGAGAGAATATGCCGCGGTTGATCCAGCAATGGTTGAT TTTGTTGGCACCGATGAAGCAACGACATGTGTGGGCCTTGCAATCCGGAATCGCCAGAGCGGAAT GACCTCTGTTGCCCATATGGACTCTCCAGATGTTGTCGAAATTGGCTTAACGCAGATGCTATCGCTAGTTGTCAATAATGGTTCGCGTGCTGAGTTAGAT GTTCATCTGATTGGCGGTTTTGAAGATGCTCCTGCTGGT GTTTCTAATCAAGTCTCTAGAACAGGAAGGCCTGGTAAACAAGTCGGTTATTCATTGCCTTTATGTATTAAAATAGTGGAGTCGTTGTGGAAAAGACAGGAGAAGTTTCGTATCCAGACTATGTTTGTCCTTGGGCACAACACCAAAAGAGATGCTGAAGGAAATGCATACCCAATTTTTAACGGTTTTCTG GTAGAAACAGCTACCGGATCTGTATTCCCAGCCTCTTTTGATGGAACTTCTAGATGTCCTGATGAAATAGTCCGGAGAATTCGTGTAACTGCATGCAATGATGATCCAAGTTGGAAGGGCAAGTTGCTGGAAACATATGACACGCTAACTGATAAATTTGTAGTTGCTCCATGCTGTTG GTCCAGGCATCAATTGCGTATTGCTTTGACATTTTACAGCCTATCAGATCCCGAGATTCTTTTCACATGTTCAACTTCACCTCTTG